A region of Pseudorasbora parva isolate DD20220531a chromosome 14, ASM2467924v1, whole genome shotgun sequence DNA encodes the following proteins:
- the LOC137040716 gene encoding uncharacterized protein produces the protein MSGFYSRTASALAGIYFKGAVCKFFFTLLKHKNTIMCLQIFRKHAKFTICFSERQSYMSECLFLFWSVIMHIMPVYPIVFQHHRLPDGRKHSILQPWKPANKLGASGVGSDRVSVSMEEGDSVTLYTGVKTNQQEVIKWYCNDTRIAQISGDFSYICTDVQCNKGTERFRDRLKLDHQTGSLTIMNIRTEDSCVYELKTIRSVDGSDRILNVFVSGVSAADRDEVKRKSVMEGESVTFDPGVMKNTNDSMMWYFNDVLIAEITGDQSQICADDQCKERFRDRLKLDHQTGALTITHTTNTDPGEYKLQFIRRRIIKKIFNVDVSAAERDEVKRKSVMEGESVTLDPGVMKNTNDSVMWYFNDVLIAEITGDQSQICADDQCKERFRDRLKLDHQTGALTITHTTNTDAGEYKLQMMIINSSVSITRGKRFSVSVTGSGLSAGAVAGIVVGVLLVFAAAGAAAGIYYHHPRRHTPTTAQNEDDNL, from the exons ATGTCTGGTTTTTATTCGAGAACG GCTAGTGCACTTGCAGGAATTtactttaaaggtgctgtatgtaagtttttttttactttactaaAACACAAAAATACCATAATgtgtttgcagatatttaggaaacatgctaaGTTCACAATTTGTTTCTCTGAAAGACAAAGCTACATGtcggaatgtctgtttttgttttggtctgtcaTAATGCACATAATGCcagtttacccaatagtatttcaACACCACAGATTGCCAGATGGCAGAAAACACAGCATACTGCAGCCatggaagccagcaaacaaactgg GAGCGTCTGGTGTTGGTTCGGATAGAGTGTCAGTCTCAATGGAggagggagattcagtcacTTTATACACTGGTgttaaaacaaaccaacagGAAGTTATTAAATGGTATTGTAATGACACACGTATTGCTCAAATCAGTGGAGACTTCAGTTATATCTGTACAGATGTTCAGTGTAATAAAGGCACtgagagattcagagacagactgaagctggatcatcagactggatctctgaccatcatgAACATCAGAACTGAAGACTCTTGTGTTTATGAACTGAAGACCATCAGAAGCGTCGACGGCAGTGACAGAATCTTGAATGTTTTTGTCAGTG GCGTTTCTGCTGCTGATCGAGATGAAGTGAAGAGAAAGTCGGTGATGGAGGGAGaatctgtcacttttgatcctggtgtaatgaaaaacacaaatgattcaatgatgtggTATTTTAATGACGTTCTCATCGCTGAAATCACTGGAGATCAGAGTCAGATCTGTGCAGATGATCAGTGTAAagagagattcagagacagactgaagctggatcatcagactggagctctgaccatcacacacaccacaaacacagacCCTGGAGAATATAAACTACAGTTCATCAGGAGaagaattattaaaaaaatctttaatgttg ATGTTTCTGCTGCTGAACGAGATGAAGTGAAGAGAAAGTCAGTGATGGAGGGAGAATCTGTCACTTTAGATCCTGGtgtaatgaaaaacacaaatgaTTCAGTGATGTGGTATTTTAATGACGTTCTCATCGCTGAAATCACTGGAGATCAGAGTCAGATCTGTGCAGATGATCAGTGTAAagagagattcagagacagactgaagctggatcatcagactggagctctgaccatcacacacaccacaaacacagacGCTGGAGAATATAAACTACAGATGATGATCATCAACAGCAGCGTCAGCATCACCAGAGGGAAGAGATTCAGTGTTTCTGTCACTG GTTCAGGTCTGTCTGCAGGGGCTGTAGCAGGAATAGTTGTTGGTGTTCTGCTGGTGTTTGCTGCTGCTGGAGCTGCTGCTGGGATTTACTATCATCACCCCAGGAGACATACACCAACAACAGCACAGAAT GAGGATGATAACTTGTGA